The window CTCTGTAATGATGCCATTCGCAGCCAGCTCCTGAAGATGTTGTCGCACATCTTCCATCTCGGAGAGGGCAATCCTCCTAGATCTCTCCCTGAAAGGTCGAGAGTCATGTAGTCTGATGTTGTGCTCTACTCCTTTTGCACATCCCACATCCCACTCATGCAATGAGAACACCTTGGATCTTTCACAAAGTTTCCTCCTCAGGCGATCTTTCCACTCCTCGGACAACGGTGAATCTCCAAAGTCAAACTTTGCAGGGTCTATTGGTGGAACTTGAGTCTCTCACTGGGGTTTTACAATTGATTCAGGCTCAAAGAGATCCGCTATCTTTTGTCCTTGCTTCACAACAACATCTCGACTCGTTTCATTAGCAATCAGTATAGTCACATTTTCCTGGGCTTCAGCAGGTAGGGTTATGACTCCACTGGGGACCAGCACTCCTTCCGGGAGCTCTCCTTCAACTGGCTGCTCTACCATTGCTAATGCCCCTTTACTGCCTTTCAGCCGAGTACTCATGACAAGCACTTCTTGCTCCGTCCTTGCAGGCACTACTAAGGGGGTTGCGCCCATGTACTTCAGCGCCCCAATCAGTAGCTCAGATGTCTCCTTTTTAGCACCCTCAATCTTCCTATAGGCTTCAGCACAAAGCGTATGGATCATCAGGGTATTCAGATACTGGTCCCCAGCCCGTCGTCTGCAGTAATCCGCGAGCACCTTGAAGAGACTGGAGTTGGTCCCTATCAGCACAGACACATCAGAGGTCCCTTTAGGGTCAGGGCATATTAATGCAGCTGTGTCCACCTCTTCTTACCCCGGCAACCTCCTCTGGGAATTCCAGGTGCACTATGACATACCCTTGGTAGGGGTATTCATCCATGCTGAGGCCACACAGACCAACGCCAGTCAGTGGCTGTATAGGCAGGTGCCTAAGCATTTGTTGGtagaatgactgaaatataatagtCACTTGAGATCCAGTGTCAAGCACGGCTTTACACTCCGCCCCTTCAATCCTCACCGTGACCTCTGCTCGAGGCCCTATCAGTCCTGCGGGGATCCCAGCTGGACGGTCTTTCCTGGGGGAATCTTCaaatcctgcaggcctgggtgGTCCCCGTCCCCGGACTCTCTGGCAGCTACCGGATCTCTCCCAACTGATCCTCAGCTTCCCATATACTAAGGAGGGGTTTTCTTCATTATGGCACTTGGCAGCACTGTGTCCATCCTGACCACATCGGTAGCAGAAGAATTGTCCTTTCCCCCTTCGCCCAGATGGGATGGTGGCTCTAAATGCTGACTTCTCCATCGCCACAGTCAGAGGCTCCTTATTCCCGGAAGTCTTAGCTCGGTCAATGGTGTTTTGCAGTTCAGCTATCCGTTCTGTCAGGACCTGCACTTGTTGGGCAAGTTCCTCTGTGGTGCTCACCATCAGTACACTGGccgtttgcagtggtgttgtgccGGCTGGCTCCAACGTTTGGGCTTCCCAAAACTCGCTGGCAGcctgcctttcttcctcttctctgacctcctttatcagcTGGGAATAACTTGGGGGATGTTCCCGTCGTTCTCTTAGCCGGAGATGGAGTAGAATCGAGTTCTGATATTGAGCTCCTCTTACAATTTGAGCCAGTCTGGTCCGATCCATCTGTTCAGCAGTCACTGCACCCCTCATGACAGCTCTCTGAAGCAGTCTCTTCAGCCTCTGTATATAGGCTGAAATCTTCTCACCAATTTGCTGTCGGGAATTAAGGAACTTACAGTAACTGTCTTCAGGGCCCTCTACACTCCCAAAGGTATGATCAAGGGCCTCCAGGCAGTCCTTCACACTGACCCCAGGGTCAATGAGCTTCAGGGTGCGAATCACATCTAATGCTGGGCCACTAAGGCTCTCTATTAGACATCTTCGCTTTTCTGCATCGGGTAcagcccactcctgcagcatttcagtggtatgCTCCAACCAGGGTTCGAATTCCTCTGCCCcagcaaataaccttaactcacGACAAGAGTTTGACCTAGCATGGGACAACACaaccttttccaatatttgcCCCAGTGCTTTTGCCCAATCATTGGCTGAGGCTGCGGCCCCTgagctagaggctgcagggccggggcccAACAAACCTGACATATTAGCCATTATACAAACAGCAATTTCCTCAAAATATAACCACAATTGTTTCCCAATGCAGTGGAACACTCAACAGGTGCTTGCGAGGGGTACTGACCCAGgggatcccggacgagcccccaaagtaaccactttgagttgctgttgtttcatgccaggcgagtgggtgtgcctatgcaaaccagatcagccccttgagttcttttccacactcgccataattcaccaccagatgtcagggtagagctcatcctgactctgcttacataaaagagaactggataaattcatggaggttaaatccgttaatggctattagccaggatgggtaaggaatggtgtccctagcctctgtttgtcagcgggtggagatggagggcaggagagagatcacttgatctttACTTGTTACGtgcactccctctggggcacctggcattggccactgttggtagacaggacactgggctagatggacctttggtctgacccagtacggccattcttatgttcttatgtaaaatacagccagctctcctggactcctttccccctcatattagcctcccaggggatcctgcccatcagttccctaagggagtcaaagtctgcttgtCCTCTGACTTTGCATATGTATCCCCCAAGGAGcttacctagattcctggggctctgtgtgctaGTAGCTCAGGGAGAAGCACTCTgtccctggtagggagggggagccaaggcagactcagagtctgcctggcaaccaatagggagtgagatgcccctcccagggaGCTGAGGAGGGGGAGAAACCATTTTGGGGCAGTCTGGTGCCAGCCATGGAAAGGGCAGgcctggctgtgtggggagctggtgagtcccagacctgcatgcagggttcccccgAGAACTGGCCTCTCCAAGGTGACTCCCAGTTTGTAGCATTTTGCTGGGAAAACTTCTCtcagccaggctgagttagccccCCAGCTCCCTACGTGAGATCAGTCACCACATGGCACCAGtgctctggctgctagtccagggctgctgcctgctagGAGTGTGTCTGGGCACTAGGGTGGGAGACTAACGTTTGGattttagtagggttaccatacatccggattttcacttaaaaaaaaagtctttaaaatggTAGTGGTGAAAGATAGAATTATtgataataatgcagaaaaggcagaagttttcactaaatatttctgttctgtatttggggtgggggagggggggtgtagtgagtcggtgtgcaGGGTGAGGGTGAGACTGCACCcgaacccctctgcccctgctgctacccagaggagccgcccgaggaccgttggcctgacttcccggcagagctaccggacctgccaccgagccctggccgagaggagcccatgcagatggactggcNNNNNNNNNNNNNNNNNNNNNNNNNNNNNNNNNNNNNNNNNNNNNNNNNNNNNNNNNNNNNNNNNNNNNNNNNNNNNNNNNNNNNNNNNNNNNNNNNNNNNNNNNNNNNNNNNNNNNNNNNNNNNNNNNNNNNNNNNNNNNNNNNNNNNNNNNNNNNNNNNNNNNNNNNNNNNNNNNNNNNNNNNNNNNNNNNNNNNNNNNNNNNNNNNNNNNNNNNNNNNNNNNNNNNNNNNNNNNNNNNNNNNNNNNNNNNNNNNNNNNNNNNNNNNNNNNNNNNNNNNNNNNNNNNNNNNNNNNNNNNNNNNNNNNNNNNNNNNNNNNNNNNNNNNNNNNNNNNNNNNNNNNNNNNNNNNNNNNNNNNNNNNNNNNNNNNNNNNNNNNNNNNNNNNNNNNNNNNNNNNNNNNNNNNNNNNNNNNNNNNNNNNNNNNNNNNNNNNNNNNNNNNNNNNNNNNNNNNNNNNNNNNNNNNNNNNNNNNNNNNNNNNNNNNNNNNNNNNNNNNNNNNNNNNNNNNNNNNNNNNNNNNNNNNNNNNNNNNNNNNNNNNNNNNNNNNNNNNNNNNNNNNNNNNNNNNNNNNNNNNNNNNNNNNNNNNNNNNNNNNNNNNNNNNNNNNNNNNNNNNNNNNNNNNNNNNNNNNNNNNNNNNNNNNNNNNNNNNNNNNNNNNNNNNNNNNNNNNNNNNNNNNNNNNNNNNNNNNNNNNNNNNNNNNNNNNNNNNNNNNNNNNNNNNNNNNNNNNNNNNNNNNNNNNNNNNNNNNNNNNNNNNNNNNNNNNNNNNNNNNNNNNNNNNNNNNNNNNNNNNNNNNNNNNNNNNNNNNNNNNNNNNNNNNNNNNNNNNNNNNNNNNNNNNNNNNNNNNNNNNNNNNNNNNNNNNNNNNNNNNNNNNNNNNNNNNNNNNNNNNNNNNNNNNNNNNNNNNNNNNNNNNNNNNNNNNNNNNNNNNNNNNNNNNNNNNNNNNNNNNNNNNNNNNNNNNNNNNNNNNNNNNNNNNNNNNNNNNNNNNNNNNNNNNNNNNNNNNNNNNNNNNNNNNNNNNNNNNNNNNNNNNNNNNNNNNNNNNNNNNNNNNNNNNNNNNNNNNNNNNNNNNNNNNNNNNNNNNNNNNNNNNNNNNNNNNNNNNNNNNNNNNNNNNNNNNNNNNNNNNNNNNNNNNNNNNNNNNNNNNNNNNNNNNNNNNNNNNNNNNNNNNNNNNNNNNNNNNNNNNNNNNNNNNNNNNNNNNNNNNNNNNNNNNNNNNNNNNNNNNNNNNNNNNNNNNNNNNNNNNNNNNNNNNNNNNNNNNNNNNNNNNNNNNNNNNNNNNNNNNNNNNNNNNNNNNNNNNNNNNNNNNNNNNNNNNNNNNNNNNNNNNNNNNNNNNNNNNNNNNNNNNNNNNNNNNNNNNNNNNNNNNNNNNNNNNNNNNNNNNNNNNNNNNNNNNNNNNNNNNNNNNNNNNNNNNNNNNNNNNNNNNNNNNNNNNNNNNNNNNNNNNNNNNNNNNNNNNNNNNNNNNNNNNNNNNNNNNNNNNNNNNNNNNNNNNNNNNNNNNNNNNNNNNNNNNNNNNNNNNNNNNNNNNNNNNNNNNNNNNNNNNNNNNNNNNNNNNNNNNNNNNNNNNNNNNNNNNNNNNNNNNNNNNNNNNNNNNNNNNNNNNNNNNNNNNNNNNNNNNNNNNNNNNNNNNNNNNNNNNNNNNNNNNNNNNNNNNNNNNNNNNNNNNNNNNNNNNNNNNNNNNNNNNNNNNNNNNNNNNNNNNNNNNNNNNNNNNNNNNNNNNNNNNNNNNNNNNNNNNNNNNNNNNNNNNNNNNNNNNNNNNNNNNNNNNNNNNNNNNNNNNNNNNNNNNNNNNNNNNNNNNNNNNNNNNNNNNNNNNNNNNNNNNNNNNNNNNNNNNNNNNNNNNNNNNNNNNNNNNNNNNNNNNNNNNNNNNNNNNNNNNNNNNNNNNNNNNNNNNNNNNNNNNNNNNNNNNNNNNNNNNNNNNNNNNNNNNNNNNNNNNNNNNNNNNNNNNNNNNNNNNNNNNNNNNNNNNNNNNNNNNNNNNNNNNNNNNNNNNNNNNNNNNNNNNNNNNNNNNNNNNNNNNNNNNNNNNNNNNNNNNNNNNNNNNNNNNNNNNNNNNNNNNNNNNNNNNNNNNNNNNNNNNNNNNNNNNNNNNNNNNNNNNNNNNNNNNNNNNNNNNNNNNNNNNNNNNNNNNNNNNNNNNNNNNNNNNNNNNNNNNNNNNNNNNNNNNNNNNNNNNNNNNNNNNNNNNNNNNNNNNNNNNNNNNNNNNNNNNNNNNNNNNNNNNNNNNNNNNNNNNNNNNNNNNNNNNNNNNNNNNNNNNNNNNNNNNNNNNNNNNNNNNNNNNNNNNNNNNNNNNNNNNNNNNNNNNNNNNNNNNNNNNNNNNNNNNNNNNNNNNNNNNNNNNNNNNNNNNNNNNNNNNNNNNNNNNNNNNNNNNNNNNNNNNNNNNNNNNNNNNNNNNNNNNNNNNNNNNNNNNNNNNNNNNNNNNNNNNNNNNNNNNNNNNNNNNNNNNNNNNNNNNNNNNNNNNNNNNNNNNNNNNNNNNNNNNNNNNNNNNNNNNNNNNNNNNNNNNNNNNNNNNNNNNNNNNNNNNNNNNNNNNNNNNNNNNNNNNNNNNNNNNNNNNNNNNNNNNNNNNNNNNNNNNNNNNNNNNNNNNNNNNNNNNNNNNNNNNNNNNNNNNNNNNNNNNNNNNNNNNNNNNNNNNNNNNNNNNNNNNNNNNNNNNNNNNNNNNNNNNNNNNNNNNNNNNNNNNNNNNNNNNNNNNNNNNNNNNNNNNNNNNNNNNNNNNNNNNNNNNNNNNNNNNNNNNNNNNNNNNNNNNNNNNNNNNNNNNNNNNNNNNNNNNNNNNNNNNNNNNNNNNNNNNNNNNNNNNNNNNNNNNNNNNNNNNNNNNNNNNNNNNNNNNNNNNNNNNNNNNNNNNNNNNNNNNNNNNNNNNNNNNNNNNNNNNNNNNNNNNNNNNNNNNNNNNNNNNNNNNNNNNNNNNNNNNNNNNNNNNNNNNNNNNNNNNNNNNNNNNNNNNNNNNNNNNNNNNNNNNNNNNNNNNNNNNNNNNNNNNNNNNNNNNNNNNNNNNNNNNNNNNNNNNNNNNNNNNNNNNNNNNNNNNNNNNNNNNNNNNNNNNNNNNNNNNNNNNNNNNNNNNNNNNNNNNNNNNNNNNNNNNNNNNNNNNNNNNNNNNNNNNNNNNNNNNNNNNNNNNNNNNNNNNNNNNNNNNNNNNNNNNNNNNNNNNNNNNNNNNNNNNNNNNNNNNNNNNNNNNNNNNNNNNNNNNNNNNNNNNNNNNNNNNNNNNNNNNNNNNNNNNNNNNNNNNNNNNNNNNNNNNNNNNNNNNNNNNNNNNNNNNNNNNNNNNNNNNNNNNNNNNNNNNNNNNNNNNNNNNNNNNNNNNNNNNNNNNNNNNNNNNNNNNNNNNNNNNNNNNNNNNNNNNNNNNNNNNNNNNNNNNNNNNNNNNNNNNNNNNNNNNNNNNNNNNNNNNNNNNNNNNNNNNNNNNNNNNNNNNNNNNNNNNNNNNNNNNNNNNNNNNNNNNNNNNNNNNNNNNNNNNNNNNNNNNNNNNNNNNNNNNNNNNNNNNNNNNNNNNNNNNNNNNNNNNNNNNNNNNNNNNNNNNNNNNNNNNNNNNNNNNNNNNNNNNNNNNNNNNNNNNNNNNNNNNNNNNNNNNNNNNNNNNNNNNNNNNNNNNNNNNNNNNNNNNNNNNNNNNNNNNNNNNNNNNNNNNNNNNNNNNNNNNNNNNNNNNNNNNNNNNNNNNNNNNNNNNNNNNNNNNNNNNNNNNNNNNNNNNNNNNNNNNNNNNNNNNNNNNNNNNNNNNNNNNNNNNNNNNNNNNNNNNNNNNNNNNNNNNNNNNNNNNNNNNNNNNNNNNNNNNNNNNNNNNNNNNNNNNNNNNNNNNNNNNNNNNNNNNNNNNNNNNNNNNNNNNNNNNNNNNNNNNNNNNNNNNNNNNNNNNNNNNNNNNNNNNNNNNNNNNNNNNNNNNNNNNNNNNNNNNNNNNNNNNNNNNNNNNNNNNNNNNNNNNNNNNNNNNNNNNNNNNNNNNNNNNNNNNNNNNNNNNNNNNNNNNNNNNNNNNNNNNNNNNNNNNNNNNNNNNNNNNNNNNNNNNNNNNNNNNNNNNNNNNNNNNNNNNNNNNNNNNNNNNNNNNNNNNNNNNNNNNNNNNNNNNNNNNNNNNNNNNNNNNNNNNNNNNNNNNNNNNNNNNNNNNNNNNNNNNNNNNNNNNNNNNNNNNNNNNNNNNNNNNNNNNNNNNNNNNNNNNNNNNNNNNNNNNNNNNNNNNNNNNNNNNNNNNNNNNNNNNNNNNNNNNNNNNNNNNNNNNNNNNNNNNNNNNNNNNNNNNNNNNNNNNNNNNNNNNNNNNNNNNNNNNNNNNNNNNNNNNNNNNNNNNNNNNNNNNNNNNNNNNNNNNNNNNNNNNNNNNNNNNNNNNNNNNNNNNNNNNNNNNNNNNNNN is drawn from Trachemys scripta elegans isolate TJP31775 chromosome 22, CAS_Tse_1.0, whole genome shotgun sequence and contains these coding sequences:
- the LOC117869101 gene encoding paraneoplastic antigen Ma3-like, whose amino-acid sequence is MANMSGLLGPGPAASSSGAAASANDWAKALGQILEKVVLSHARSNSCRELRLFAGAEEFEPWLEHTTEMLQEWAVPDAEKRRCLIESLSGPALDVIRTLKLIDPGVSVKDCLEALDHTFGSVEGPEDSYCKFLNSRQQIGEKISAYIQRLKRLLQRAVMRGAVTAEQMDRTRLAQIVRGAQYQNSILLHLRLRERREHPPSYSQLIKEVREEEERQAASEFWEAQTLEPAGTTPLQTASVLMVSTTEELAQQVQVLTERIAELQNTIDRAKTSGNKEPLTVAMEKSAFRATIPSGRRGKGQFFCYRCGQDGHSAAKCHNEENPSLVYGKLRISWERSGTNSSLFKVLADYCRRRAGDQYLNTLMIHTLCAEAYRKIEGAKKETSELLIGALKYMGATPLVVPARTEQEVLVMSTRLKGSKGALAMVEQPVEGELPEGVLVPSGVITLPAEAQENVTILIANETSRDVVVKQGQKIADLFEPESIVKPQERSRRIALSEMEDVRQHLQELAANGIITESRSPYASPIVVVRKKNGKIRMCIDYRTLNRRTVVDQYTMPESKMP